Proteins from one Desulfonema limicola genomic window:
- the aroC gene encoding chorismate synthase, translated as MSSTFGTLFKVTTFGESHCKGVGAVVDGCPPRLSLTAQDIQTQLDRRRPGQSELTTDRNEADQVTILSGVENGKTLGTPIALLVPNKDQKPGDYKEMSKIPRPSHADYTYQIKYGIRASSGGGRSSARETIGRVAAGAIAEKYLKETYGIEIVAWVSSAGMVNAPYLDIEQITRKQADKNIVRCPHEETAQNMIQAIIEAKQRSDSLGGIISCVCRNVPPGLGEPVFDKLEAKLAQAMLSIPATKGFEIGSGFRGSRMCGSEHNDPFTVKNNRLGTLSNYSGGVQGGISNGEPIIFRTAFKPVATIGKPQKTVDFEGKEVELAAKGRHDPCVVPRAVPIVESMAALVLMDFALIQEMRR; from the coding sequence ATGTCCAGCACATTTGGAACACTTTTTAAAGTAACAACATTCGGGGAATCCCACTGCAAGGGTGTAGGAGCAGTGGTTGACGGATGTCCCCCCCGGCTTTCCCTTACTGCCCAGGATATCCAGACCCAGCTTGACAGGCGCCGCCCAGGCCAGAGCGAGCTTACCACAGACCGCAATGAAGCAGATCAGGTAACAATCCTTTCAGGTGTAGAAAACGGGAAAACCCTGGGAACTCCCATTGCCCTTTTAGTTCCAAACAAGGATCAAAAACCCGGTGATTACAAGGAAATGAGTAAAATACCCAGGCCCTCCCATGCAGATTATACCTATCAAATAAAATACGGAATCCGTGCATCCAGCGGAGGAGGCCGTTCCAGTGCAAGAGAAACCATAGGACGGGTTGCAGCCGGGGCCATTGCAGAAAAATATCTCAAGGAAACATACGGCATTGAAATCGTGGCATGGGTCAGTTCCGCAGGCATGGTCAATGCTCCTTACCTGGATATTGAACAAATAACCCGCAAACAGGCAGATAAAAATATTGTGCGCTGCCCCCATGAAGAAACTGCTCAAAACATGATCCAGGCAATTATTGAAGCAAAACAAAGATCAGATTCCCTGGGCGGAATCATCTCCTGCGTATGCCGCAACGTTCCCCCTGGACTTGGTGAACCAGTCTTTGACAAACTGGAAGCAAAACTTGCCCAGGCAATGCTCTCAATCCCTGCAACAAAAGGCTTTGAAATAGGCTCTGGTTTCAGAGGCTCGCGCATGTGCGGTTCAGAACACAACGATCCTTTTACAGTTAAAAATAACAGGCTGGGAACCCTGAGCAATTACAGCGGGGGAGTCCAGGGAGGCATATCCAATGGAGAACCCATTATATTCAGAACAGCCTTCAAACCAGTAGCAACCATAGGAAAACCCCAGAAAACCGTTGATTTTGAAGGAAAAGAAGTCGAACTTGCAGCAAAAGGCCGCCATGACCCCTGCGTAGTTCCAAGAGCCGTTCCCATAGTGGAAAGCATGGCCGCCCTGGTTCTCATGGATTTTGCCCTTATCCAGGAGATGAGAAGATGA
- a CDS encoding shikimate kinase, whose product MNIFLIGYRCTGKTSVGKALAGKLTRPFIDADEELVKKNRVTISDMVAEHGWEFFREKERAVIKSLCSLENHVIATGGGAVLNPDNVKDMKETGLVIWLKASAETIHSRIIQDIKTLEQRPALTHKNLMEEIKETLELRNPLYQYAADFAIDTDLSDTDEICNRIKERL is encoded by the coding sequence ATGAATATCTTTTTAATAGGATACAGATGTACTGGCAAGACCAGCGTTGGAAAAGCCCTTGCAGGAAAACTCACAAGACCTTTTATTGACGCTGATGAAGAACTTGTTAAAAAAAACAGGGTAACAATTTCAGACATGGTTGCTGAACATGGATGGGAGTTTTTCCGTGAAAAAGAACGGGCAGTAATAAAAAGCCTTTGCAGTTTAGAAAATCATGTTATTGCCACAGGAGGCGGAGCAGTTCTTAATCCTGACAATGTAAAAGACATGAAGGAAACCGGCCTGGTTATCTGGCTTAAAGCATCTGCTGAAACCATCCATTCCCGCATTATCCAGGATATAAAGACCCTTGAGCAGCGTCCCGCTCTTACACATAAAAATTTAATGGAAGAAATCAAAGAAACCCTTGAATTAAGAAACCCTTTGTATCAGTATGCAGCAGATTTTGCCATTGATACGGATCTGTCTGATACTGATGAAATCTGTAACAGGATAAAAGAGAGATTATAA
- the aroA gene encoding 3-phosphoshikimate 1-carboxyvinyltransferase, translating into MIEIKPVKNIDAAVSIPGSKSFTHRILIASALSDGLCSIANMLESEDTLLTLSTLKQMGVKTGKDKEKLIIHGTGGALKSPGKEIHLGNSGTSMRLMAAVAALGDGASVLTGTERMKQRPIGDLLEGLEQMGISAKSLNNNGCPPIEIKGKNIKGGTVNLKCAVSSQYLSAVLLIAPYTMQGLEINVIQGPVSRPYIDMTIDIMNKFGINVKRQGYEKFQVQGKQVYKSGNYTVEPDASNAGYFWAAAAVTGGRVKVRDISAGSSQGDLNLLKCFENMGCQVAREKDGITLSGRPLKAIDVDMADIPDMVPTLGVVAAFAKGTTIIRNVAHLKAKECDRLSAVAAELSKMGIDAKCTDDELIIKGGNPNGAEIETYDDHRIAMCFAVAGLKVPGVYIKNEECVNKSFPSFWNVFEQLYL; encoded by the coding sequence ATGATAGAAATAAAACCAGTTAAAAACATAGATGCAGCAGTATCCATTCCTGGCTCAAAAAGCTTTACCCACAGGATCCTCATAGCCTCGGCACTTTCAGACGGTTTATGCTCAATTGCCAATATGCTGGAAAGCGAAGACACCCTTTTAACATTAAGCACTTTAAAGCAGATGGGTGTAAAAACAGGAAAGGATAAGGAAAAGCTTATAATTCACGGAACAGGCGGGGCATTAAAATCTCCTGGAAAAGAAATCCACCTGGGAAATTCAGGAACATCCATGCGTCTTATGGCAGCAGTTGCAGCACTGGGAGACGGGGCATCTGTCCTCACTGGAACTGAGCGCATGAAGCAGAGACCAATTGGAGACCTTTTAGAGGGACTGGAACAAATGGGTATTTCTGCAAAATCTTTAAATAATAATGGATGTCCGCCCATTGAAATAAAAGGAAAAAACATAAAAGGCGGGACTGTTAATCTGAAATGCGCTGTCAGCAGCCAGTATCTTTCAGCTGTCCTGCTTATTGCTCCTTACACCATGCAGGGGCTTGAAATCAATGTTATCCAGGGCCCGGTTTCCAGGCCCTATATTGACATGACCATTGATATTATGAACAAGTTTGGAATAAATGTTAAAAGACAGGGATATGAAAAATTCCAGGTTCAGGGAAAACAGGTTTATAAATCAGGCAATTATACAGTAGAGCCTGATGCCTCCAATGCAGGATATTTCTGGGCAGCAGCAGCAGTTACAGGAGGAAGGGTCAAGGTCAGGGATATATCTGCCGGCTCCAGCCAGGGTGATTTAAACCTGCTGAAATGTTTTGAAAACATGGGCTGCCAGGTTGCCCGGGAAAAAGACGGGATAACATTATCAGGAAGACCTCTTAAAGCCATAGATGTTGATATGGCAGATATTCCTGACATGGTTCCTACCCTGGGGGTTGTTGCTGCATTTGCAAAAGGAACAACAATTATAAGAAACGTAGCTCATTTAAAAGCAAAAGAATGCGACCGTCTTTCAGCAGTTGCAGCAGAACTTTCCAAAATGGGCATAGATGCCAAATGCACAGATGATGAGCTTATCATTAAAGGCGGAAATCCAAATGGCGCTGAAATAGAAACCTATGACGACCACAGGATTGCCATGTGTTTTGCAGTTGCAGGTTTGAAAGTGCCTGGAGTTTATATTAAAAACGAGGAGTGCGTTAATAAATCATTTCCCAGTTTCTGGAATGTTTTTGAGCAGTTATACTTATGA
- the aroE gene encoding shikimate dehydrogenase, whose translation MNIDSKTNLYCVFGNPVSHSLSPVMHNSAFCHAGLNNVYLAFKINDIQAGIMAARAFNVQGISVTIPHKISIMPFLDEIDPGARRIGAVNTVVNKNGKLLGFNSDSLGAVAALEEKTDLAGKKTAILGAGGAARAIGFGVQEKGGHVSIINRSADKGRKLAHDLNAGFCPLSDFNSAGYDILINTTPLGMTPDIESMPVKPDTLKPGMTVMDIIYNPLETKLLKHAAAAGCKTIDGLSMFVYQGALQFELWTGEKAPVDIMKKTVKQALGIKI comes from the coding sequence ATGAATATTGATTCAAAAACAAACCTGTACTGCGTGTTTGGAAACCCGGTTTCCCACAGTTTAAGCCCTGTAATGCACAACAGCGCTTTTTGCCATGCAGGTCTTAACAATGTTTATCTTGCTTTTAAGATTAACGACATCCAGGCAGGAATTATGGCTGCAAGGGCATTCAATGTCCAGGGAATAAGCGTAACCATACCCCATAAGATTTCCATCATGCCTTTTCTTGATGAAATTGATCCTGGTGCCCGGAGGATCGGTGCTGTTAATACTGTTGTCAATAAAAACGGTAAACTCCTGGGTTTTAACTCGGATTCACTTGGAGCAGTTGCTGCCCTGGAGGAAAAAACAGACCTTGCAGGAAAAAAAACAGCAATCCTGGGAGCAGGCGGAGCCGCAAGAGCCATAGGTTTCGGGGTACAGGAAAAAGGGGGGCATGTCAGCATTATAAACCGTTCTGCTGATAAAGGCAGAAAACTGGCACATGATCTTAATGCCGGGTTCTGCCCCCTTTCAGACTTTAACTCGGCAGGATATGACATCCTTATAAACACCACCCCTTTGGGCATGACCCCGGACATTGAATCCATGCCGGTTAAACCTGATACCTTAAAACCTGGCATGACTGTCATGGACATTATATATAATCCCCTGGAAACAAAACTTCTCAAACATGCGGCCGCTGCGGGATGCAAAACCATTGACGGTCTTTCCATGTTTGTTTACCAGGGTGCTTTGCAGTTTGAATTATGGACAGGAGAAAAAGCTCCCGTTGATATTATGAAAAAAACAGTTAAACAGGCCCTGGGAATAAAAATATGA